Proteins encoded within one genomic window of Formosa agariphila KMM 3901:
- a CDS encoding NAD-dependent epimerase/dehydratase family protein, with product MENYNISNTVVLVIGANGQLGSVLVKSLQEKFGVNNVIASDLRTREGYQGLFEIIDAITFERIEEVVKAYKVTQIYHLAAILSAKGEENPLQTWDINMKTMFNVFEVARLNQIEKVFYPSSIAVFGEGADKESTSNHAYLDPATVYGISKAAGENWAQYYFLRYGLDVRSIRYPGVIGYQSLPGGGTTDYAVDIFHKAVLGESFSCFLTEDTTLPMIFMDDVIRATIELMDAPKESIQTRTSYNLAGVSFSPKEVVEEIVKSYPNFEVNYEPDFRQRIADKWPKSIDDSLARNEWGWKPEFDLEAMSKIMIEKLKNYYNLVQA from the coding sequence ATGGAAAACTATAATATTAGTAATACAGTTGTTTTAGTAATTGGTGCAAATGGTCAATTAGGTTCTGTTTTAGTGAAATCACTACAAGAGAAATTTGGGGTCAATAATGTTATTGCTTCCGATTTAAGAACTAGAGAAGGGTATCAGGGATTATTTGAAATTATTGACGCAATTACTTTTGAACGTATAGAAGAAGTTGTAAAAGCATATAAAGTAACTCAGATTTATCATTTGGCTGCCATATTATCAGCCAAAGGCGAAGAGAATCCTTTACAAACATGGGATATTAACATGAAAACCATGTTTAATGTTTTTGAAGTCGCTAGATTAAATCAAATAGAGAAAGTGTTTTACCCAAGTTCTATTGCTGTGTTTGGTGAAGGAGCAGATAAGGAGTCTACTTCTAATCATGCATATTTAGACCCAGCCACAGTTTATGGTATTAGTAAAGCAGCTGGCGAAAATTGGGCTCAATATTATTTTTTAAGATATGGGTTAGATGTGCGATCTATTCGGTATCCAGGAGTTATTGGATACCAATCTTTGCCAGGTGGAGGCACTACAGATTATGCAGTAGATATTTTTCATAAAGCTGTCTTAGGTGAGTCTTTTAGTTGTTTTTTAACAGAAGACACAACATTGCCTATGATTTTTATGGACGATGTTATTCGTGCAACTATAGAGCTAATGGATGCTCCAAAAGAATCAATTCAAACAAGAACATCTTATAATTTAGCGGGAGTAAGTTTCTCGCCTAAAGAGGTTGTAGAAGAGATTGTAAAATCATATCCAAATTTTGAAGTAAATTACGAACCAGATTTTAGGCAGCGTATTGCCGATAAATGGCCTAAATCTATTGACGATTCATTAGCTAGAAATGAATGGGGATGGAAACCAGAATTTGATTTAGAGGCAATGAGTAAAATCATGATTGAGAAATTAAAAAACTATTATAATTTAGTACAAGCATAA